The following are encoded in a window of Salinibacter ruber DSM 13855 genomic DNA:
- a CDS encoding S9 family peptidase — MQICSGSASPYPPSVRRTTVPVLLVGLLTGLLLPTAASAQVSSDEERPVQARDLYRIREVTEVALSPRGRSVAYTVRRLSPGQAPAPRARLYVARTSGRDDPRLLFQDEHDIRAPAWHPDGTHLAFVRPVNGTPQVFVIPLNGGVPYRLTDTPHGAQAPQWGPDGERLLFASHVPEPAVRRQTARRPPTERPGRTASDTIRTPPPDTLLVLRHDRTLRPVDTLAVDADGRPQTPTDTTDTLHVPRHSSLSDTLTAPPVRRLAGLSPDSLQAVFDRFRLRSDTTTVAVRPDTAAAPNGTLAQVRRWMHQNRRSGTALVSSRLEIQGERQLRPTPTYRHHYVVDLPAGIRSGRPPRPTPRLLTGGYRSYGQADWLPGGEQVVVSGMPATNESPDRVRRRNLYVADLNTPRLRRLLRIENHTLTSPSVTTDGSTVAFRVESLAPSSDAPAEIGLFALDGRSQPRILTSALDRDVTSVTWAPDGWYLYTTAPSEGGRPLFRFTPFAQDTTDGAPQAPSPTLPTDRATSRNTFTFDSTMVRPAEAEQLTSAARAIHSFDVTDATAVYASTDPTTPSALYANTVSFNNERPLATPNAEWLSRRQVAPPDRMTVSHDSLAVTGWVTRPVAFADSLRHPLFVQARGGPPALSAPYTPEAWFERQYLTGRGLGLVEGFPRGSAGFGTAFRRANDKNWGPGPARDILALADSAAALSWTDSTRVALGGTGYGGTLTAWILGRTNRFAAAVALNGVYDLPALLGGGRAWRLVPAEFGGYPWDGVPPRSLGDPVLSSRLPSPDSTAQTPWTALHRNSPLTYAHRIRTPLLLMQGGADRRVGPSQGERLYKRLKILDRPVEYVRYPEVGHDMSASASPRQRLDRLVRTYEFLARFLEPPAPPTAPQSPPRP; from the coding sequence ATGCAAATCTGTTCCGGCTCGGCGTCACCGTATCCCCCTAGCGTCCGCCGCACGACCGTCCCTGTCCTTCTGGTGGGTCTCCTCACGGGCCTCCTCCTTCCCACGGCGGCATCTGCACAAGTCTCCTCGGACGAGGAGCGGCCCGTCCAGGCCCGGGACCTGTACCGGATACGGGAGGTGACGGAGGTCGCCCTGTCCCCCCGCGGGCGGTCCGTGGCCTACACGGTGCGTCGCCTCTCACCCGGCCAGGCCCCCGCGCCTCGTGCCCGGCTGTACGTGGCCCGGACGAGCGGACGGGACGATCCGCGCCTGCTGTTCCAAGACGAACACGACATCCGCGCGCCCGCCTGGCACCCCGACGGCACACACCTCGCCTTCGTCCGCCCCGTAAACGGCACGCCGCAGGTGTTCGTGATTCCTCTCAACGGAGGCGTTCCGTATCGGCTGACCGATACGCCACACGGGGCCCAGGCCCCCCAGTGGGGCCCGGATGGAGAGCGACTGCTCTTCGCGAGCCACGTCCCCGAGCCGGCCGTTCGGCGCCAGACAGCCCGCCGTCCCCCTACTGAACGCCCCGGCCGCACGGCGTCGGATACCATTCGCACCCCTCCGCCCGACACCCTTCTCGTCCTCCGACACGACCGGACGCTTCGTCCCGTCGATACCCTCGCGGTGGACGCGGACGGCCGGCCTCAGACGCCCACGGACACGACCGACACCCTCCACGTTCCGCGGCATTCGTCCCTCTCGGACACCCTCACCGCCCCGCCCGTGCGTCGCCTCGCGGGCCTCTCGCCCGATAGCCTACAGGCGGTGTTTGACCGGTTTCGGCTCCGTTCCGATACGACGACGGTTGCCGTGCGGCCCGACACCGCCGCCGCCCCGAACGGCACCCTCGCACAGGTCCGGCGATGGATGCACCAGAACCGCCGTTCCGGGACGGCCCTCGTCTCCTCCCGGCTCGAGATACAGGGCGAGCGGCAACTCCGGCCCACGCCGACCTACCGCCATCATTACGTGGTGGACCTTCCCGCGGGCATCCGTTCCGGGCGCCCGCCGCGCCCCACGCCTCGCCTCTTGACGGGCGGCTACCGCTCCTACGGCCAGGCCGACTGGCTCCCCGGGGGCGAGCAGGTCGTCGTAAGCGGGATGCCCGCCACGAACGAATCGCCCGACCGCGTCCGTCGGCGCAACCTGTACGTGGCCGATCTGAACACCCCTCGGCTCCGTCGCCTGCTCCGCATTGAGAACCATACCCTGACCTCCCCCTCCGTCACGACCGACGGCAGCACGGTGGCCTTCCGAGTCGAATCGCTCGCCCCTTCGAGCGACGCCCCCGCCGAGATCGGGCTTTTTGCACTGGATGGCCGCTCCCAGCCCCGCATTCTCACGAGCGCCCTCGACCGCGACGTGACGTCGGTCACATGGGCCCCCGATGGCTGGTACCTGTACACCACGGCCCCCTCGGAGGGCGGACGCCCCCTTTTCCGCTTCACCCCCTTCGCCCAGGACACGACCGACGGGGCTCCCCAGGCCCCAAGCCCAACCCTGCCCACGGACCGGGCCACATCGCGGAATACGTTCACGTTCGACTCGACCATGGTTCGGCCCGCCGAGGCTGAACAACTGACGTCGGCCGCACGGGCCATACACTCGTTCGACGTGACCGACGCGACCGCCGTATACGCCTCAACGGACCCAACCACGCCCTCGGCCCTCTACGCCAATACCGTCAGCTTCAACAACGAGCGGCCCCTTGCCACCCCCAACGCCGAGTGGTTGTCTCGCCGACAGGTGGCACCCCCCGACCGCATGACGGTCTCCCACGACAGCCTCGCCGTCACCGGATGGGTGACGCGGCCGGTCGCCTTCGCGGACTCGCTCCGGCATCCCCTGTTCGTGCAGGCGCGTGGCGGACCTCCGGCCTTGAGTGCCCCCTATACGCCGGAGGCGTGGTTCGAGCGGCAGTACCTCACGGGCCGCGGCCTGGGGCTCGTCGAGGGGTTTCCGCGGGGCTCGGCGGGCTTCGGAACGGCCTTCCGGCGCGCTAACGACAAAAACTGGGGCCCCGGTCCTGCCCGCGATATTCTCGCCCTTGCGGATTCTGCCGCGGCGCTGTCGTGGACGGACTCCACCCGGGTGGCCCTCGGCGGGACCGGGTACGGCGGCACCCTGACCGCCTGGATTCTCGGCCGAACGAACCGGTTCGCCGCGGCCGTTGCGCTCAACGGCGTGTACGACCTCCCGGCCCTGCTGGGGGGCGGCCGTGCGTGGCGTCTCGTGCCGGCGGAGTTTGGCGGATATCCCTGGGACGGCGTTCCGCCGCGTTCGCTCGGCGACCCCGTCCTCTCCTCCCGGCTTCCGTCTCCCGACTCGACCGCCCAGACGCCCTGGACCGCCCTTCACCGCAACTCGCCGCTCACGTACGCGCACCGGATCCGCACGCCGCTTTTGCTGATGCAGGGCGGGGCCGACCGGCGTGTGGGGCCGTCTCAGGGCGAGCGCCTGTACAAACGCCTCAAGATCCTGGATCGGCCCGTCGAGTACGTGCGGTACCCTGAGGTGGGACACGACATGTCGGCCTCGGCCTCTCCACGCCAGCGCCTGGATCGTCTCGTGCGGACCTACGAGTTCCTTGCGCGCTTCTTGGAGCCCCCTGCGCCCCCGACTGCCCCTCAATCGCCCCCTCGGCCCTGA
- a CDS encoding alpha/beta fold hydrolase has translation MELFHNQYGDSGPPFILLHGLLGAHGNWHTLSRTAFQDVARVYAVDQRNHGRSPHADAMDYPTLATDLRRFIDRHDLAPAAVLGHSMGGKTAMQAALSHPDRVDRLIVVDMAPKAYPPHHTKLLDALARIDPTAYDGRDEIDDVLAEDVPSWPIRQFLLKNLDYDGETYTWRMNLDAIRAHYDDITAALPRTPTYEGPALFVRGGASDYVADEDREGIRARFPNAELVTIDGAGHWVHADAPDALAEVVTDFLTEAAP, from the coding sequence ATGGAGCTTTTCCACAACCAGTACGGCGACTCCGGGCCTCCGTTCATCCTTCTCCACGGGCTTCTGGGCGCGCACGGCAACTGGCACACCCTCAGCCGGACGGCGTTCCAAGACGTGGCCCGCGTGTACGCCGTGGATCAACGCAACCACGGACGGTCGCCCCACGCCGACGCAATGGACTACCCAACCCTCGCGACGGACCTGCGCCGGTTCATCGATCGGCACGACCTCGCCCCGGCCGCCGTGCTGGGCCACTCGATGGGCGGGAAGACCGCCATGCAAGCTGCGCTCTCGCATCCGGATCGGGTTGACCGGCTGATCGTCGTGGACATGGCCCCGAAGGCGTATCCGCCCCACCACACCAAACTGCTGGATGCACTCGCCCGCATCGACCCGACGGCGTACGACGGCCGCGACGAGATTGACGACGTACTGGCCGAGGACGTGCCGTCCTGGCCCATCCGCCAGTTTCTGCTCAAAAATCTCGACTACGACGGCGAGACCTACACCTGGCGCATGAATTTGGACGCCATTCGTGCGCACTACGACGACATTACGGCGGCCCTGCCCCGCACGCCGACCTACGAGGGCCCAGCCCTCTTCGTGCGGGGCGGGGCCTCGGACTACGTGGCCGACGAGGACCGCGAGGGCATCCGGGCGCGCTTCCCCAACGCCGAGCTCGTGACCATCGACGGGGCGGGCCACTGGGTCCACGCCGACGCCCCCGACGCACTGGCCGAGGTGGTAACCGACTTCCTCACCGAGGCGGCACCGTGA
- a CDS encoding PorV/PorQ family protein codes for MRSWSLTSLIRRLGRQGGLSMLLGIGLMVGMSVPASGQDVGTGAFSRLGFGARGMALGNALVADPSADVSPHYNPALLPSASGQRVSASAALLSFDRELQFLEFTAPLGPTAGIGLSLTHAGVNDIDGRNADGVRTETLSTDEFALSLAFGNRFADWLAVGTTLTLYQSDLLPEVDPVRGFGVDLGVRVQPTGRLSLAATVKDLLAKYEWDAAPAGGGSHTDRFPVRVQVGGSYSLLDERLQFLAEMESRYTTRDRRDPQTLVTSGGPRAQTRTESFLLHDLRARVGVAYRPLKVLRLRAGVDRLGVDDTSGLRPSAGFGVRQSIGDLDLRVSYAATLEPYVRTVMNTGTVELFL; via the coding sequence ATGCGCAGCTGGAGTCTCACATCACTGATTCGTCGTCTGGGACGACAAGGGGGCCTGAGCATGCTGCTTGGGATCGGGCTCATGGTCGGGATGTCGGTCCCGGCAAGCGGTCAGGACGTGGGGACGGGCGCGTTCTCGCGACTGGGGTTTGGGGCCCGGGGCATGGCGCTGGGCAACGCGCTGGTGGCCGACCCGTCCGCGGACGTGAGCCCGCACTACAATCCCGCCCTGCTCCCGTCCGCTTCTGGCCAGCGAGTCTCGGCGTCCGCCGCGCTGTTGTCGTTCGACCGGGAGCTGCAGTTCCTCGAATTTACGGCGCCCCTCGGCCCGACCGCCGGGATTGGACTGAGCCTCACCCACGCCGGCGTCAACGACATCGACGGCCGCAACGCCGACGGCGTGCGCACCGAAACGCTGTCAACCGACGAGTTTGCGCTCTCGCTTGCGTTCGGCAACCGCTTCGCGGACTGGCTGGCGGTGGGCACAACCCTCACGCTCTACCAGTCCGACCTGCTGCCCGAGGTGGACCCCGTCCGGGGCTTTGGCGTCGACCTGGGCGTGCGGGTGCAGCCCACCGGGCGACTGTCCCTGGCCGCCACTGTCAAGGATCTGCTGGCCAAATACGAGTGGGACGCCGCCCCGGCAGGCGGGGGCAGCCACACGGACCGATTTCCGGTGCGGGTACAGGTGGGCGGGAGCTATTCACTTCTCGACGAGCGCCTTCAATTTTTGGCGGAGATGGAGTCCCGATACACCACGCGGGACCGACGCGACCCACAGACGCTCGTAACGTCGGGCGGCCCGCGGGCACAGACGCGCACCGAGTCGTTCCTCCTGCACGACCTGCGGGCCCGGGTCGGGGTCGCCTACCGTCCCCTCAAGGTTCTTCGGCTCCGGGCCGGGGTCGACCGCCTTGGGGTGGACGACACGAGCGGCCTCCGCCCCAGCGCCGGGTTTGGCGTGCGGCAGTCCATCGGGGACCTCGACCTCCGTGTCAGCTACGCGGCCACGCTTGAGCCCTACGTCCGCACTGTCATGAACACCGGCACCGTAGAGCTCTTCCTGTGA
- a CDS encoding alpha/beta fold hydrolase produces MSDSSSSSSFGRAVLTAGATLAGTYASLAAARWAYRRTLPSPLSLPPALDLEPRPVETPDGRAQCYVRPGTGPPVVLLHSFNAVASSREMQPIAEHLAATTDRPVYALDWLGFGRSDRGPRTYAPALYERQLYHFLDEVPGAPADVVALSLGGEYAAQVALQAAPLVRRLVLVSPTGFAPTQGPSTPGRLGLALADHTGTFELLYHRLTRRASLRDYYARQIFLSPDAIPDALLDYAEQTAQVRGAYRAPLRFVDGTLSVPNVSDDVYARLYRPTLLLTPTTPGSTVQSFERLPAVLSQNARDLSHQALPGGLLPHWEAPAPFFDALDSFLDLH; encoded by the coding sequence ATGTCCGATTCGTCTTCGTCCTCCTCGTTCGGGCGCGCCGTGCTGACCGCCGGGGCGACCCTGGCGGGCACCTACGCCAGCCTTGCCGCCGCCCGCTGGGCCTACCGACGCACGCTGCCGTCGCCGCTGTCTTTGCCCCCGGCGCTCGATCTGGAACCGCGTCCGGTCGAGACGCCGGACGGCCGTGCCCAATGCTACGTCCGCCCCGGCACCGGGCCGCCGGTCGTGCTGCTCCACAGCTTCAACGCCGTCGCGTCGAGCCGCGAGATGCAGCCCATCGCCGAGCATCTGGCAGCGACCACCGACCGGCCCGTCTACGCGCTCGACTGGCTCGGCTTCGGGCGGTCGGACCGGGGGCCCCGCACCTACGCCCCGGCGCTGTACGAACGACAGCTCTACCACTTCCTCGACGAGGTGCCCGGCGCCCCCGCCGACGTCGTCGCGTTGTCGTTGGGGGGCGAGTACGCCGCCCAGGTGGCCCTGCAGGCCGCCCCGCTCGTGCGCCGACTCGTGCTCGTGTCCCCGACCGGCTTCGCCCCCACGCAGGGCCCGTCCACGCCCGGCCGCCTGGGGCTCGCCCTGGCCGACCACACCGGCACGTTCGAACTGCTCTACCACCGCCTCACCCGCCGCGCGTCACTCCGAGACTACTACGCCCGGCAGATCTTCCTGAGCCCGGACGCCATCCCCGACGCGCTGCTCGACTACGCCGAACAGACTGCGCAGGTCCGTGGGGCCTACCGGGCCCCGCTCCGGTTCGTGGACGGCACCCTCTCGGTCCCAAACGTCTCAGACGACGTCTACGCACGCCTCTACCGCCCCACCCTTCTCCTTACCCCCACCACGCCCGGCTCCACCGTGCAGTCGTTCGAGCGACTCCCTGCGGTCCTCTCCCAAAACGCCCGCGACCTTTCCCACCAGGCCCTTCCCGGGGGCCTGCTCCCCCATTGGGAAGCCCCAGCACCCTTTTTCGATGCCCTGGACTCCTTCCTCGACCTCCACTGA
- a CDS encoding serine hydrolase domain-containing protein, with amino-acid sequence MARLLLVFALLVFSGCSSQSPSASDNLPRDTLERFEMAAAYAKVHAGDALVVWKEGDIVLERAQNGYDLDDPHYLASGTKSFAGVAALAAVADGFLSLDERVGETISAWQDDPKKSEITVRQLLHLTSGLDPGEAGGAPTFDKALRAPMLDAPGTTFRYGPTAFQVFGALLQRKLDGEDPLHYYERRLFEPIGVEVGGWARVDGEDPQLAGGARLTARDWLRFGRLLLSEGRWNGEQVLPAGLLDALMAPTPASPGYGLTVWLNAAVRPEAPFFEHAPRTLQPDGPDGMIYDEGPSDLFMAAGLFNQRLYVVPSREMVVVRFGRADAAWNDAEFLARLLDGRAYEASTQGRRPLDKRVELITTVHLRQLDAAVGLTEAQERALHPIVEKQIRGLAKMRGAREQSDSLRRQERRRRLRTLRRLRRRTDRAIEAELTAEQVDAYRSFRHEQRDRWHKAWREQR; translated from the coding sequence ATGGCCCGCCTGCTCTTGGTCTTCGCGCTTCTCGTGTTCAGCGGCTGCTCGTCGCAGTCGCCGTCGGCCTCAGATAATCTGCCCCGTGATACTCTTGAGCGATTCGAGATGGCGGCGGCCTACGCTAAGGTGCACGCCGGCGATGCACTGGTTGTGTGGAAGGAGGGGGACATCGTACTGGAACGGGCGCAGAACGGATACGACCTCGACGACCCACACTACCTGGCCAGCGGTACGAAGTCATTTGCCGGGGTCGCCGCCCTTGCGGCCGTGGCCGACGGGTTCTTATCGCTCGACGAGCGGGTGGGCGAGACGATTTCCGCGTGGCAGGATGATCCGAAAAAGTCAGAGATTACGGTCCGTCAACTTCTGCACCTCACGAGCGGGCTCGATCCGGGCGAGGCGGGGGGCGCCCCGACGTTCGACAAAGCGCTCCGGGCGCCGATGCTCGACGCCCCCGGCACGACATTCCGGTACGGGCCGACTGCCTTTCAGGTGTTTGGGGCACTTCTGCAGCGCAAGCTCGACGGCGAGGACCCGCTGCACTATTATGAGCGCCGTTTGTTCGAGCCCATCGGCGTGGAGGTGGGCGGCTGGGCGCGCGTCGACGGCGAAGACCCGCAACTTGCGGGCGGTGCCCGGCTGACGGCAAGGGACTGGCTTCGATTCGGACGGCTTCTCCTCAGCGAGGGGCGATGGAATGGCGAGCAGGTGCTTCCAGCCGGGCTTCTCGACGCGCTGATGGCTCCGACGCCAGCGAGTCCGGGCTACGGCCTCACCGTCTGGCTCAATGCCGCTGTCCGTCCGGAGGCTCCATTCTTTGAGCACGCGCCCCGTACCCTTCAGCCGGACGGCCCGGACGGCATGATCTACGACGAGGGCCCCAGCGATCTCTTCATGGCTGCGGGCCTCTTTAATCAGCGGCTGTACGTCGTTCCCTCACGCGAGATGGTCGTCGTGCGGTTCGGCCGGGCGGACGCCGCCTGGAACGACGCCGAGTTCCTGGCGCGCCTGCTCGACGGGCGAGCGTACGAGGCTTCTACGCAGGGCCGGCGACCACTGGACAAACGCGTAGAACTGATCACTACCGTCCACCTGCGACAGCTCGACGCGGCGGTGGGCCTGACCGAGGCGCAGGAGAGGGCCCTTCATCCCATCGTGGAGAAACAGATTCGAGGGCTGGCCAAGATGCGAGGAGCGCGGGAACAGAGCGACTCGCTACGTCGCCAGGAGCGACGCCGACGGCTCCGAACGCTTCGCAGGCTCCGGCGGCGAACCGACCGCGCTATTGAGGCCGAACTTACCGCCGAGCAGGTAGACGCCTATCGGTCCTTCCGTCACGAGCAGCGCGATCGCTGGCACAAGGCGTGGCGAGAACAGCGTTGA
- a CDS encoding SDR family oxidoreductase, whose product MDLGLSNRTAFVAGASKGLGRATAHELAREGCSVALCSRDGDRIRTAAKAIRDDTGAEVLPLVCDVTDAEQVESAIAQTANTFGGLHVLVTNAGGPPSGAATELDPSDYRDAVELNLMSTISLCDAALPHLRMAAAEDDHARVIMVTSVSSKQPIPTLALSNTARAGVQGYAKSLADDLGPTGITVNTVLPGYTRTQRLEDLADEIQERTGQSRTEIEAGWADDNALPRIGEPDEFAATVAFLASARAGYVTGVAFPVDGGRSKHLL is encoded by the coding sequence ATGGACCTAGGACTTTCGAATCGGACTGCTTTCGTGGCCGGGGCGAGCAAGGGGCTGGGCCGGGCGACCGCCCACGAGCTCGCCCGGGAAGGGTGCAGCGTCGCCCTGTGTTCGCGGGACGGAGACCGCATCCGGACGGCGGCGAAGGCCATCCGCGACGATACGGGCGCCGAGGTGTTGCCCCTCGTCTGTGACGTCACCGATGCGGAGCAGGTCGAAAGCGCCATCGCCCAGACGGCCAATACGTTCGGCGGCCTCCACGTGCTCGTCACCAATGCCGGCGGCCCGCCCTCCGGAGCGGCCACGGAGCTGGACCCGTCCGACTACCGCGACGCGGTGGAGCTGAATCTGATGAGCACCATCTCGCTCTGCGACGCCGCGCTTCCACACCTCCGCATGGCGGCGGCGGAGGACGACCATGCCCGCGTCATCATGGTAACGAGTGTGTCGTCGAAGCAACCCATCCCCACCCTTGCGCTGTCCAACACGGCCCGCGCGGGTGTGCAGGGCTACGCCAAGAGCCTGGCCGACGACCTGGGGCCCACCGGGATCACGGTCAACACCGTGCTGCCCGGCTACACCCGCACCCAACGGCTCGAAGACCTGGCCGACGAGATACAGGAGCGAACCGGCCAGTCGCGGACGGAGATCGAGGCGGGCTGGGCGGACGACAACGCGCTTCCACGCATCGGCGAGCCGGACGAGTTTGCCGCGACGGTGGCCTTCCTCGCCAGTGCGCGTGCCGGCTACGTGACCGGCGTGGCGTTCCCCGTCGATGGGGGACGCAGCAAGCACCTCCTGTGA
- a CDS encoding ParA family protein: protein MYTIAVINQKGGVGKTVTSVNLATALKHKGHDPLVIDYDPQMNATDWLMGREATDDDATIFDSLATWDGDATDEWSFANVLRTSESVGIDFIPSDRRMAAASFDSVIGRSPVFPQQFRCRVQEFRTAEVQRNSSSTMKHDYCLVDCPPSLGRSIATALAGADGIIVPIHADRFSMRGVSQLQDTIKQIRKVHNDSLRILGLLPNDLDLRSGLVSDMQEKFEDVYSDILFETAIPWRSKVNEVATHGTNIMEYDGAADAASYYLNLADEVVERSRVATAA from the coding sequence ATGTACACCATTGCCGTCATCAACCAGAAGGGCGGGGTTGGGAAGACCGTCACGAGCGTCAACCTGGCCACGGCCCTCAAACACAAGGGCCACGATCCCTTGGTCATTGACTACGACCCCCAAATGAACGCCACCGACTGGCTCATGGGGCGGGAGGCGACCGACGATGACGCAACCATTTTCGACTCCCTCGCCACCTGGGACGGAGACGCAACCGACGAGTGGTCATTCGCCAACGTGCTCCGCACGTCCGAGTCCGTCGGGATCGACTTCATCCCCTCCGACCGGCGCATGGCGGCGGCAAGCTTCGACTCGGTCATCGGCCGAAGCCCGGTCTTTCCCCAGCAGTTCCGGTGCCGCGTCCAGGAATTCCGCACGGCCGAGGTGCAGCGCAACTCCAGCTCCACCATGAAGCACGACTACTGCCTGGTGGACTGCCCGCCGTCCCTCGGCCGCAGCATCGCGACGGCCCTGGCCGGGGCCGACGGCATCATCGTGCCGATCCACGCCGACCGGTTTAGCATGCGGGGCGTCAGCCAGCTCCAAGATACCATCAAGCAAATCCGGAAGGTGCACAACGACAGCCTGCGGATCCTGGGCCTGCTGCCAAACGACCTCGACCTGCGCTCCGGCCTGGTGAGCGACATGCAGGAGAAGTTCGAGGACGTGTACTCCGACATCCTCTTCGAGACCGCCATCCCGTGGCGCTCAAAAGTCAATGAGGTGGCCACCCACGGCACAAACATCATGGAGTACGACGGGGCCGCCGACGCCGCCTCGTACTACCTCAACCTCGCCGACGAAGTCGTCGAGCGCTCCCGCGTTGCGACTGCCGCATGA
- a CDS encoding CPBP family intramembrane glutamic endopeptidase has protein sequence MLHALAARLRTEWRRLRRAAASLDGQTTFVLTAAAVLVVLQVILGDRGLFRTHLAGFVPRSWQGLATWGWWFGMQGLLGFVVPAVALRAFFASTLDEIGLGRGEWRFASIVAALYLPVVTVGTWVLSDGAAFQEQYPHYQPATRDWTVFFIYEALFLFYWVGWEYLWRGFVLFGTAPTFGLSAIFVQALPFAALHVAKPWPEALLSVVGGIALGALVWRCRSFWIAVPIHAAQMMLLDLWCTLRVRTGVSGVGLDALSGLLSRLG, from the coding sequence ATGCTGCACGCACTGGCCGCCCGCCTCCGGACCGAGTGGCGTCGCCTCCGCCGGGCCGCCGCGTCCCTCGACGGGCAAACGACGTTCGTCCTCACGGCCGCGGCGGTGCTCGTCGTCCTCCAGGTCATTCTGGGAGACCGCGGGCTCTTCCGCACCCACCTTGCTGGATTCGTTCCTCGAAGCTGGCAGGGACTAGCGACCTGGGGCTGGTGGTTCGGGATGCAGGGCCTGCTCGGCTTCGTGGTGCCGGCGGTGGCCCTCCGGGCATTCTTTGCGTCCACCCTGGACGAGATCGGCCTGGGCCGGGGCGAATGGCGCTTTGCGAGCATCGTCGCTGCCCTCTACCTGCCGGTCGTGACGGTGGGAACGTGGGTGCTCTCCGACGGCGCGGCGTTCCAGGAGCAGTACCCGCACTACCAGCCGGCAACCCGAGACTGGACCGTGTTCTTCATCTACGAGGCCCTGTTTCTCTTCTACTGGGTCGGGTGGGAGTACCTGTGGCGCGGGTTCGTGCTCTTCGGCACCGCGCCGACCTTCGGCCTGTCGGCCATTTTTGTGCAGGCGCTTCCCTTCGCCGCCCTCCACGTCGCGAAGCCGTGGCCGGAGGCGCTGCTCTCCGTGGTGGGCGGCATCGCGCTGGGCGCCCTCGTCTGGCGCTGCCGCTCCTTCTGGATTGCCGTCCCCATCCACGCCGCCCAGATGATGCTGCTCGACCTGTGGTGCACCCTCCGCGTTCGGACGGGCGTGTCGGGGGTCGGCCTCGACGCCCTGTCGGGGCTCCTGTCCCGACTCGGGTGA
- a CDS encoding 3'-5' exonuclease, whose translation MLHLERPLVFFDLEATGTDPQAARIIQIGMQRFVPSGDGAALDETIDVLVDPQEEIPAAVTDLTGLSPDAVRQAPPLGAHLDRIAPLLADADLAGYNALAYDIPLLQAEFERHGRTLPGPDDRVVLDPYRLEQVLRPRTLSALYERYTGDALDDAHDALSDVEAAGRVLQRQLADHDIDGTPADLAQQIRGDYLDDQRRLKQDGDAVVVCFGKHDGKTLRDIQRDHPGYFDWMYETIDDLRPHIDEALE comes from the coding sequence GTGCTCCACCTCGAACGCCCCCTCGTCTTCTTCGACCTTGAAGCCACCGGCACGGACCCCCAAGCGGCCCGCATCATCCAGATCGGGATGCAGCGGTTCGTGCCGAGCGGGGACGGGGCCGCGCTAGACGAGACCATCGATGTGCTCGTCGACCCGCAGGAGGAAATTCCGGCGGCCGTCACGGACCTGACGGGGCTCTCGCCCGACGCCGTCCGGCAGGCGCCCCCGCTCGGGGCTCACCTTGACCGCATCGCACCCCTTCTCGCCGACGCCGACCTGGCCGGCTACAACGCCCTCGCGTACGACATCCCCCTCCTCCAGGCCGAATTTGAACGGCACGGGCGGACGCTTCCGGGCCCCGACGACCGCGTCGTCCTCGACCCGTACCGCCTGGAGCAGGTGCTGCGTCCGCGTACCCTCTCGGCCCTGTACGAGCGGTACACCGGCGACGCGCTAGACGACGCCCACGACGCCCTCAGCGACGTGGAGGCGGCCGGGCGGGTCCTGCAGCGCCAACTGGCCGACCACGACATCGACGGTACGCCGGCCGACCTGGCCCAACAGATTCGGGGCGACTATCTCGACGACCAGCGCCGCCTCAAGCAGGACGGCGACGCGGTGGTGGTGTGCTTCGGCAAGCACGACGGGAAGACCCTCCGCGACATCCAGCGCGACCACCCCGGCTACTTCGACTGGATGTACGAAACCATCGACGACCTCCGCCCCCACATCGACGAGGCCCTGGAGTGA
- a CDS encoding acyloxyacyl hydrolase — MHARLIVLTVLVSLGVVVPCAGQTTDGLAPAPSTNAVGVWAAGSFATGRLIGNIRRARVGLVGLHYHRLLAPASPSPSFDGPTLTYTADLLPVLFLSIPSGALPSLPSDESSPARMSSSRPQDRTAVGVGVRPAGLRLTYRPHKRVQPFVAGSTGLAFFDRSVPNALGRSLNFMFDVGAGVRVVLTPTLTLTAGYRYHHLSNGFRGQINPGVDANLFRLGVTVSP; from the coding sequence TTGCACGCTCGCCTTATCGTCCTCACTGTACTTGTCAGCCTCGGTGTCGTTGTCCCCTGCGCGGGCCAGACGACGGACGGCCTCGCTCCCGCCCCCTCTACGAATGCCGTCGGCGTATGGGCCGCCGGTTCGTTCGCGACCGGACGCCTCATCGGAAACATCCGGCGCGCCCGAGTGGGACTGGTTGGGCTGCACTACCACCGCCTCCTGGCGCCGGCCTCCCCCTCTCCGAGTTTCGACGGCCCGACCCTCACGTACACGGCAGACCTGCTTCCCGTTCTCTTCCTGTCGATCCCGTCTGGCGCCCTTCCCTCCCTCCCATCCGACGAATCGAGTCCGGCGCGGATGTCCTCCTCTCGTCCCCAGGATCGAACCGCAGTCGGCGTTGGGGTCCGCCCGGCGGGCCTACGCCTCACCTACCGGCCCCACAAACGCGTCCAACCGTTCGTCGCGGGAAGCACCGGCCTCGCGTTTTTCGACCGCTCCGTCCCCAATGCGCTAGGACGGTCGCTGAACTTTATGTTCGATGTGGGGGCGGGCGTCCGTGTGGTCCTGACCCCCACCCTGACTCTCACTGCTGGCTACCGCTACCACCACCTGTCGAATGGCTTTCGTGGACAAATCAATCCTGGCGTTGATGCAAATCTGTTCCGGCTCGGCGTCACCGTATCCCCCTAG